One Trichormus variabilis 0441 genomic window, TAGTCTTTATTAGTTTTGATTTTTCCGTTTTCTAGATTAATAAATGTCACGCCCCGCACCTCAATTATTTGATGGGATGCTGGCACATTATGAAATGCTTCCTTATGAGTCCCTTGCATGACCCACTCTAACGCGCCATTGGTTTCTGATGCAAAACAAGACTGTACATTGATTTTTAAATCAGGTAATGCTGTGCGAGTAGCGATAAAAAAGTCTCTGAGTTGTTCTTTACCTTTACTCACCATACTAAACGCCACATCTTCGTAGTCGCAGTCCTCAGTGAAAAGTGAGAGAAAAGATTCTACATTTCCTGAAGACCATAAATTTGCCCATTGCAAAAGTAGCTCTGTATTTGCGTTACTCACTTATTTATCTTTTCCATACCGTAGCGTATGGAAACAGATTAGTACCTCAACAAATAAATGTCAATACGCTGCCGTATGGAAAAAAAACAAGAAAACATCAAACTGGAACGACAGGACTGGATTAATGCTGGTTTAAAAGTTTTGGCGGAGGGAGGAATTGAAGCCGTCAGAGTAGAACCACTTGCCAAGTTAATCAAGGTGACAAAAGGTAGCTTTTACTGGCACTTCAAGAACCGAGATGATTTGCTAGAAGCGATTTTACAGGAATGGGTGAAAGGTGAAACCAATAATTTAATTGAGCGAGTCGAAACGATAGGTGGGGACGCAACGACTAAATTGCTGCATTTATTTGAATTAGCAATTGAAATTGATGGTCGATTAGAAAATGCAATTCGAGCTTGGGCTGCAAAAGCTGCAAATGTCGCCGAGATTATGCTTCAAGTAGATCAAAGTCGGCTAAATTACACACAAAATTTATTCTTGCAAGTTGGCTTTACACCTTTAGAGGCGAAAGTCCGCGCTCAAATGGCTTATTACTCACTCGTTGGTGAATTTACGGTGGGAACAAGACCGAATCAGGCTGAACGTCTAGCAGAGGTCATATTTGAACACGCTATCCTTACTAGACGAGATTAATCATGCCATATTAAGGCGATCGCGTTTTCTTCCCTAATTGCCTTATCTATGCTGTGTGTAATTTAACCTATGTTGGACATGACTCCAAAGCAAAAAAGCGCCCCCGGTTAAGGAGACGCTTTTTTGTTGAGTTAAGACTTCAGAATTAACCGTTGATAGCAGGAGCGGTTAAAGCAACAGGAGCAACTTCACCAGCAGCCAAGTCTAAGGGGAAGTTGTGAGCGTTACGCTCGTGCATTACTTCCATACCCAAGTTAGCGCGGTTGATGATGTCAGCCCAGGTATTGATTACACGACCTTGTGAGTCGATGATGGATTGGTTGAAGTTGAAGCCGTTCAAGTTGAACGCCATTGTGCTTACACCCAACGCGGTAAACCAAATACCGATTACAGGCCATGCAGCTAGGAAGAAGTGCAATTGACGGCTGTTGTTGAAGGAAGCGTATTGGAAGATCAAGCGACCGAAGTAGCCGTGTGCTGCAACGATGTTGTAGGTTTCTTCTTCTTGACCGAATTTGTAACCGTAGTTTTGTGATTCGTTTTCGGTTGTTTCACGAACTAAGGAGGAAGTTACCAAGGAACCGTGCATTGCGGAGAACAAGCTACCACCGAATACACCTGCTACACCTAACATGTGGAAGGGGTGCATCAAGATGTTGTGTTCTGCTTGGAACACGATCATGAAGTTGAAGGTGCCGGAGATACCCAAGGGCATACCGTCAGAGAAGGAACCTTGTCCGATTGGGTAGATCAAGAATACTGCTGTTGC contains:
- a CDS encoding TetR/AcrR family transcriptional regulator; amino-acid sequence: MSIRCRMEKKQENIKLERQDWINAGLKVLAEGGIEAVRVEPLAKLIKVTKGSFYWHFKNRDDLLEAILQEWVKGETNNLIERVETIGGDATTKLLHLFELAIEIDGRLENAIRAWAAKAANVAEIMLQVDQSRLNYTQNLFLQVGFTPLEAKVRAQMAYYSLVGEFTVGTRPNQAERLAEVIFEHAILTRRD
- a CDS encoding nuclear transport factor 2 family protein, producing the protein MSNANTELLLQWANLWSSGNVESFLSLFTEDCDYEDVAFSMVSKGKEQLRDFFIATRTALPDLKINVQSCFASETNGALEWVMQGTHKEAFHNVPASHQIIEVRGVTFINLENGKIKTNKDYYNLATLLQQIGMLPQF
- the psbA gene encoding photosystem II q(b) protein translates to MTATLQQRKSANVWEQFCEWITSTNNRLYIGWFGVLMIPTLLAATTCFIIAFIAAPPVDIDGIREPVAGSLIYGNNIISGAVVPSSNAIGLHFYPIWEAASLDEWLYNGGPYQLVIFHFLTGVFCYLGREWELSYRLGMRPWICLAFSAPVAAATAVFLIYPIGQGSFSDGMPLGISGTFNFMIVFQAEHNILMHPFHMLGVAGVFGGSLFSAMHGSLVTSSLVRETTENESQNYGYKFGQEEETYNIVAAHGYFGRLIFQYASFNNSRQLHFFLAAWPVIGIWFTALGVSTMAFNLNGFNFNQSIIDSQGRVINTWADIINRANLGMEVMHERNAHNFPLDLAAGEVAPVALTAPAING